The following are encoded together in the Gadus chalcogrammus isolate NIFS_2021 chromosome 2, NIFS_Gcha_1.0, whole genome shotgun sequence genome:
- the sgsm3 gene encoding small G protein signaling modulator 3 → MSGSYTPAPGGPFSALTPSMWPQDILARYHQKDSSEGAERYDEFGFKIEKREGSQQPGSERPLQIGDPQQRSGGDGSPHSEDPQQRLRWQAHLEFTHNHAVGDLTWDVIAPDLPRSDRLRSLVLGGIPHSMRPQLWMRFSGALQKKRTSEISYKEIVKNGSNEDSSTSKQIEKDLLRTMPSNACFTALGSVGVPRLRRVLRGLAWLYPDVGYCQGTGMVVSCLLLFLEEEDVLWMMCALIEDLLPPSYFSSTLLGVQTDQRVLRQLIVQYLPALDRLLQEHDIELSLITLHWFLTSFASVVDIRLLLRIWDLLFYQGSLVLFQVTLGMLKIKEEELVASENSASIFNTLSDLPSQLRDGPAVLGEAMRLTGSLAQATLDAHRHKHLAYILNEQAQLSNGAVNTANLNKAVRRQSLRRKSTLSSLLWGEDEADALKAKNIKQTELVAALREAISSSADHFHCLDPHQTNTDLTPDYSMESHQQDHENFLVVSRNRRRRAKALLDFERHDDDELGFRKNDIITIMSQKDEHCWVGELNGLRGWFPAKFVEILDERSKEYSLAGDDAVTAAVTDLARGTLCPALKNIFQHGLKKPSILGGPCHPWLFIEEAASREVERDFNSVYSRLVLCKTYRLDEDGKVLTPEELLYRAVQSVNMSHDVAHTQMDVKFRSLICVGLNEQVLHLWLEVLCSSMAAVEKWYQPWSFLRSPGWVQIKCELRVLSKFAFSLSQDCELPDKKQEKEQRPLKEGVQDMLVKHHLFSWDIDG, encoded by the exons GCAGTTACAccccggccccggggggcccaTTCTCAGCCCTCACGCCCAGCATGTGGCCCCAGGACATTCTGGCCAGGTACCACCAG AAGGACTCGTCAGAGGGAGCAGAACGCTATGATGAGTTTGGATTTAAGATTGAGAAACGAG aggGCTCGCAGCAGCCAGGCAGCGAGCGCCCCCTCCAGATTGGGGACCCCCAGCAGCGTTCGGGTGGAGACGGGTCCCCCCACAGCGAGGACCCCCAGCAGCGGCTGCGCTGGCAGGCCCACCTGGAGTTCACCCACAACCACGCGGTGGGTGACCTCACCTGGGACGTCATCGCCCCCGACCTGCCCCGCTCCGACCGCCTCCGCTCCCTGGTGCTGGGGGGCATCCCACACAGCATGAGGCCGCAG CTGTGGATGCGTTTCTCTGGGGCCCTCCAGAAGAAGAGGACCTCAGAGATCTCCTACAAAGAGATTGTCAAGAACGGCTCCAACGAAGACTCCAGCACGTCCAAACAG ATAGAGAAGGACCTGCTGAGGACCATGCCCTCCAACGCCTGCTTCACGGCCCTGGGCAGCGTGGGGGTCCCCCGGCTCCGGAGGGTGCTGAGGGGGCTGGCCTGGCTCTACCCCGACGTGGGCTACTGCCAGGGCACTGGCATG GTGGTGTCGTGCCTGCTGCtgttcctggaggaggaggacgtgctGTGGATGATGTGCGCTCTGattgaggacctcctcccgccctcctacttctcctccaccctgctcgGGGTTCAGACGGACCAGAGGGTCCTCAGGCAGCTGATCGTCCAGTACCTCCCCGCGCTTGACCGCCTTCTGCAGGAGCACGACATTG agctgtCCCTGATCACGCTGCACTGGTTCCTGACGTCGTTCGCCAGCGTGGTGGACATCCGGCTGCTGCTGAGGATATGGGACCTGCTCTTCTACCAGGGCTCCCTGGTCCTCTTCCAGGTCACGCTGGGCATGCTCAAGATCAAG gaggaggagttggtggCCTCGGAGAACTCGGCCTCCATCTTCAACACGCTGTCGGACCTGCCCTCCCAGCTGCGTGACGGGCCGGCGGTGCTGGGCGAGGCCATGAGGCTGACGGGGTCGCTGGCCCAGGCCACACTGGACGCCCACCGCCACAAGCACCTGGCCTACATCCTCAACGAGCAGGCCCAGCTCAGCAATGGGGCCGTCAACACCGCCAACCTCAACAAG GCGGTGCGGCGGCAGTCCCTCCGCAGGAAATCGACGCTGAGCTCGCTGCTGTGGGGCGAGGACGAGGCGGACGCCCTGAAGGCCAAGAACATCAAGCAGACGGAGCTGGTGGCCGCGCTGAGGGAGGCTATCAGCAGCAGCGCCGACCACTTCCACTGCCTGGACCCCCACCAGACCAACAcc GACCTGACCCCTGACTACTCCATGGAGAGCCACCAGCAGGACCACGAGAACTTTCTTGTGGTGTCCCGTAACCGACGGCGACGGGCCAAGGCACTGCTGGACTTCGAGCGCCATGACGACGATGAGCTTGGCTTTAGGAAGAATGACATCATCACT ATCATGTCCCAGAAGGACGAGCACTGCTGGGTTGGCGAGCTGAACGGCCTgagag GTTGGTTCCCAGCTAAGTTTGTGGAGATCCtggatgagagaagcaaagag tACTCCCTGGCGGGGGACGACGCGGTGACGGCGGCGGTGACGGACCTGGCCCGCGGGACCCTCTGCCCCGCCCTGAAGAACATCTTCCAGCACGGCCTGAAGAAGCCCTCCATCCTAGGGGGGCCCTGCCACCCCTGGCTCTTCattgaggag gCAGCCagcagagaggtggagagagacttTAACTCAGTCTACTCCAGACTGGTGCTGTGTAAGACCTACAG gcTGGATGAAGACGGGAAGGTCCTCACACCGGAGGAGCTGCTCTACAGA GCAGTGCAATCGGTCAACATGAGCCATGACGTCGCTCATACCCAGATGGACGTCAAGTTCAGGTCCCTCATCTGCGTGGGCCTTAA tgagCAGGTGCTGCACCTGTGGCTGGAGGTGCTGTGCTCCAGCATGGCCGCGGTGGAGAAGTGGTACCAGCCCTGGTCCTTCCTGCGCAGCCCGGGCTGGGTGCAGATCAAGTGTGAGCTCAG GGTTCTCTCCAAGTTCGCCTTCAGTCTCTCCCAGGACTGTGAGCTGCCAGACAAGAAGCAG gagaaggagcagcGGCCCCTGAAGGAGGGGGTCCAGGACATGCTGGTGAAGCACCACCTCTTCAGCTGGGACATCGACGGATAG